The Desulforegula conservatrix Mb1Pa region CCTTATCAGTTTCAAAAAAACGGCATTGTTACGGGTTTTGATGCCGATGTTGCACGACTGGTTTTAAACAGAATGAATATGAAGTTCAGGTTCATGCAGGATAAATGGGATGATATTGTTGCCCTGCTCAGATTAGGGGAAATTGATCTCATTGTAGGTATGGAAATAAATGAATCAAGAAAGCCCTTTTTCGAGTTTTCAAAAGAATACTATATACGGCATGATGTCGTTTTCATACGAGCAGACAATAAAGACATAAAACATATCCGGGATCTATATGATCAGTTCATCACAGGAGATAGACATTCTTTTGTGGAAATACTATGGGAAAAACAGGGTATCAAACAAAAAATAAGAATAATACAGACCGCAAGCAAGGAAGAATCCATGAAACTTCTTTATGAAGGAAGGACAAAAGCAGCCATAATGCCTGAGGCTGTAGGATATTATCTTGCAAAGCAAATAGGGCTGCATGTCAGGATACTTGACAGTCCGGATCCTGGTTCACCGGTTGCGATTGCCGTAAAAAAGAAAAATACGGATCTTATTGGGATCCTTGACAAGACCCTTCATGAGCTAATTGCAGAAGGCGAAATAGACAGGCTTTATAAAAAATGGTTTATTCAGTGATCAACATATTGGGGAACCGAACCAAAAAGAAATACAAAATCACAATAATACAGAAAGTTTTTTCGGAGCTTTTTTCAAAAAGCGACCTTGATGAATAATTGATGGACTCGCAAAAAGTCGGATTACCGTCATTCCGGCGCAGGCCTGAATCCAGAAGTATCTGGAATAACTGGATGCCAGATCAAGCCAGGCATGACGCTGACGCTATTTTTGACTTTTTGCGACCTTGTCAATAATTAAGCAGGCTTCGCACGCCTGGTGAATGGTTACACATTAAATTCGTACGCCGATTTAACTATACTTAAGGACACGGCCTCGGCAACCTTTATACCATCCACGGCCGATGAGAGTATCCCGCCGGCATAGCCAGCGCCTTCGCCAGTCGGATAGAATCCACGGGTATTGATACTCTGCAGATCATCGGTATTACGCTTGATACAGACAGGCGATGAGGTGCGTGATT contains the following coding sequences:
- a CDS encoding transporter substrate-binding domain-containing protein; amino-acid sequence: MKKAVDTIILLLSVCFLISIPEPVSPNELICGIATGYPPYQFQKNGIVTGFDADVARLVLNRMNMKFRFMQDKWDDIVALLRLGEIDLIVGMEINESRKPFFEFSKEYYIRHDVVFIRADNKDIKHIRDLYDQFITGDRHSFVEILWEKQGIKQKIRIIQTASKEESMKLLYEGRTKAAIMPEAVGYYLAKQIGLHVRILDSPDPGSPVAIAVKKKNTDLIGILDKTLHELIAEGEIDRLYKKWFIQ